The Linepithema humile isolate Giens D197 chromosome 7, Lhum_UNIL_v1.0, whole genome shotgun sequence genome has a window encoding:
- the LOC105670042 gene encoding dipeptidase 1 isoform X1, which produces MGEFNISKCCTGKMVYINIAVCLSVLLLVIGLSVGLNVNTFKGRDALDSAPLIDGHNDLPYNLYEKLNNNLSAFRFEDNLTYDSIWGKSACASCFTDLPRLAAGKVGGQFWVAYTSCESQYKDSVQLTLRQIDVIRRLIKRYPNNLQLVTAATDIETSWRSGKIASMIAVEGGHSVDSSLAVLRLYYNLGVRYLTLTHTCNTPWADASTVDDGSVYNLTDFGRAVVYEMNRIGMLVDLSHVSHNVMREVLAIAKAPVIFSHSSAFSVCRHYRNVPDDVLHLVKKNNGIVMVNFYSGFVNCNSSRNATMQDVVDHINHIRNVIGVDHVGIGGDYDGVSSMPEGLEDVSKYPDLFDRLYENKEGEPTWTKEDLEKLAGRNFIRVFQATEAVRDSLSSESPKENVITGKELRIAQQREGLTPGSCQTAKEWQNVQEKKKRKVGKLLPWFRLDITEPM; this is translated from the exons ATGGGTGAATTCA aCATTTCTAAATGTTGTACGGGAAAAATGGTGTACATTAACATCGCCGTCTGCTTATCAGTTCTTCTGCTCGTAATCGGATTATCCGTTGGGCTCAACGTGAACACCTTTAAAGGACGAGATGCCCTTGACTCGGCTCCCCTTATCGATGG ACACAACGATCTACCGTATAATCTCtatgaaaaattgaacaaCAACTTATCGGCTTTTCGCTTCGAAGACAATTTAACTTACGATAGTATCTGGGGAAAAAGCGCTTGTGCATCATGCTTCACCGACCTGCCCCGGCTGGCTGCGGGAAAAGTGGGTGGACAA tTCTGGGTGGCGTACACATCGTGCGAGTCACAATACAAAGATTCCGTGCAGCTTACTTTACGTCAGATCGACGTAATTAGGCGATTAATTAAGCGATATCCAAACAATCTGCAATTAGTCACCGCCGCGACGGATATCGAGACCTCGTGGAGAAGCGGAAAAATAGCGTCCATGATAGCCGTCGAGGGCGGCCACTCCGTAGACTCAAGTCTGGCGGTTTTGAGGCTGTACTATAATCTCGGGGTTCGTTATCTCACTCTGACGCACACCTGCAACACGCCGTG GGCTGATGCATCGACTGTGGACGACGGATCTGTGTACAATCTGACAGATTTCGGCAGA GCGGTTGTTTACGAGATGAATCGAATTGGAATGCTAGTAGATTTATCTCACGTTTCGCATAATGTCATGAGAGAAGTGCTCGCTATAGCAAAAGCACCCGTGATATTCTCGCATTCATCCGCTTTCAGCGTCTGCAGGCATTATAGGAATGTTCCTGATGACGTTCTGCATCTAGTA AAAAAGAATAACGGAATCGTTATGGTGAACTTCTATAGCGGATTCGTGAATTGCAATTCTTCGAGAAACGCGACGATGCAGGATGTCGTAG ATCATATAAATCACATTCGAAACGTTATTGGAGTGGATCATGTTGGTATTGGTGGAGATTATGACGGCGTAAGCTC aatgCCGGAAGGATTAGAAGATGTTTCGAAATATCCCGATCTATTTGATCGTTTATATGAAAACAAAGAAGGCGAACCAACGTGGACCAAAGAGGATTTGGAAAAATTAGCTGGAAGGAACTTTATTCGGGTTTTCCAGGCTACAGAAGCG gTACGGGACTCTTTATCGTCCGAATCGCctaaagaaaatgttataacAGGAAAGGAATTACGTATTGCACAACAAAGGGAAGGTCTTACTCCGGGCTCATGTCAAACCGCAAAGGA atggCAGAATGtacaagaaaagaagaaacggAAAGTGGGAAAACTTCTTCCATGGTTCAGATTAGATATAACGGAACCGATgtga
- the LOC105670042 gene encoding dipeptidase 1 isoform X4 — MVYINIAVCLSVLLLVIGLSVGLNVNTFKGRDALDSAPLIDGHNDLPYNLYEKLNNNLSAFRFEDNLTYDSIWGKSACASCFTDLPRLAAGKVGGQFWVAYTSCESQYKDSVQLTLRQIDVIRRLIKRYPNNLQLVTAATDIETSWRSGKIASMIAVEGGHSVDSSLAVLRLYYNLGVRYLTLTHTCNTPWADASTVDDGSVYNLTDFGRAVVYEMNRIGMLVDLSHVSHNVMREVLAIAKAPVIFSHSSAFSVCRHYRNVPDDVLHLVKKNNGIVMVNFYSGFVNCNSSRNATMQDVVDHINHIRNVIGVDHVGIGGDYDGVSSMPEGLEDVSKYPDLFDRLYENKEGEPTWTKEDLEKLAGRNFIRVFQATEAVRDSLSSESPKENVITGKELRIAQQREGLTPGSCQTAKEWQNVQEKKKRKVGKLLPWFRLDITEPM; from the exons ATGGTGTACATTAACATCGCCGTCTGCTTATCAGTTCTTCTGCTCGTAATCGGATTATCCGTTGGGCTCAACGTGAACACCTTTAAAGGACGAGATGCCCTTGACTCGGCTCCCCTTATCGATGG ACACAACGATCTACCGTATAATCTCtatgaaaaattgaacaaCAACTTATCGGCTTTTCGCTTCGAAGACAATTTAACTTACGATAGTATCTGGGGAAAAAGCGCTTGTGCATCATGCTTCACCGACCTGCCCCGGCTGGCTGCGGGAAAAGTGGGTGGACAA tTCTGGGTGGCGTACACATCGTGCGAGTCACAATACAAAGATTCCGTGCAGCTTACTTTACGTCAGATCGACGTAATTAGGCGATTAATTAAGCGATATCCAAACAATCTGCAATTAGTCACCGCCGCGACGGATATCGAGACCTCGTGGAGAAGCGGAAAAATAGCGTCCATGATAGCCGTCGAGGGCGGCCACTCCGTAGACTCAAGTCTGGCGGTTTTGAGGCTGTACTATAATCTCGGGGTTCGTTATCTCACTCTGACGCACACCTGCAACACGCCGTG GGCTGATGCATCGACTGTGGACGACGGATCTGTGTACAATCTGACAGATTTCGGCAGA GCGGTTGTTTACGAGATGAATCGAATTGGAATGCTAGTAGATTTATCTCACGTTTCGCATAATGTCATGAGAGAAGTGCTCGCTATAGCAAAAGCACCCGTGATATTCTCGCATTCATCCGCTTTCAGCGTCTGCAGGCATTATAGGAATGTTCCTGATGACGTTCTGCATCTAGTA AAAAAGAATAACGGAATCGTTATGGTGAACTTCTATAGCGGATTCGTGAATTGCAATTCTTCGAGAAACGCGACGATGCAGGATGTCGTAG ATCATATAAATCACATTCGAAACGTTATTGGAGTGGATCATGTTGGTATTGGTGGAGATTATGACGGCGTAAGCTC aatgCCGGAAGGATTAGAAGATGTTTCGAAATATCCCGATCTATTTGATCGTTTATATGAAAACAAAGAAGGCGAACCAACGTGGACCAAAGAGGATTTGGAAAAATTAGCTGGAAGGAACTTTATTCGGGTTTTCCAGGCTACAGAAGCG gTACGGGACTCTTTATCGTCCGAATCGCctaaagaaaatgttataacAGGAAAGGAATTACGTATTGCACAACAAAGGGAAGGTCTTACTCCGGGCTCATGTCAAACCGCAAAGGA atggCAGAATGtacaagaaaagaagaaacggAAAGTGGGAAAACTTCTTCCATGGTTCAGATTAGATATAACGGAACCGATgtga
- the LOC105670042 gene encoding dipeptidase 1 isoform X2, with translation MKDADISKCCTGKMVYINIAVCLSVLLLVIGLSVGLNVNTFKGRDALDSAPLIDGHNDLPYNLYEKLNNNLSAFRFEDNLTYDSIWGKSACASCFTDLPRLAAGKVGGQFWVAYTSCESQYKDSVQLTLRQIDVIRRLIKRYPNNLQLVTAATDIETSWRSGKIASMIAVEGGHSVDSSLAVLRLYYNLGVRYLTLTHTCNTPWADASTVDDGSVYNLTDFGRAVVYEMNRIGMLVDLSHVSHNVMREVLAIAKAPVIFSHSSAFSVCRHYRNVPDDVLHLVKKNNGIVMVNFYSGFVNCNSSRNATMQDVVDHINHIRNVIGVDHVGIGGDYDGVSSMPEGLEDVSKYPDLFDRLYENKEGEPTWTKEDLEKLAGRNFIRVFQATEAVRDSLSSESPKENVITGKELRIAQQREGLTPGSCQTAKEWQNVQEKKKRKVGKLLPWFRLDITEPM, from the exons aCATTTCTAAATGTTGTACGGGAAAAATGGTGTACATTAACATCGCCGTCTGCTTATCAGTTCTTCTGCTCGTAATCGGATTATCCGTTGGGCTCAACGTGAACACCTTTAAAGGACGAGATGCCCTTGACTCGGCTCCCCTTATCGATGG ACACAACGATCTACCGTATAATCTCtatgaaaaattgaacaaCAACTTATCGGCTTTTCGCTTCGAAGACAATTTAACTTACGATAGTATCTGGGGAAAAAGCGCTTGTGCATCATGCTTCACCGACCTGCCCCGGCTGGCTGCGGGAAAAGTGGGTGGACAA tTCTGGGTGGCGTACACATCGTGCGAGTCACAATACAAAGATTCCGTGCAGCTTACTTTACGTCAGATCGACGTAATTAGGCGATTAATTAAGCGATATCCAAACAATCTGCAATTAGTCACCGCCGCGACGGATATCGAGACCTCGTGGAGAAGCGGAAAAATAGCGTCCATGATAGCCGTCGAGGGCGGCCACTCCGTAGACTCAAGTCTGGCGGTTTTGAGGCTGTACTATAATCTCGGGGTTCGTTATCTCACTCTGACGCACACCTGCAACACGCCGTG GGCTGATGCATCGACTGTGGACGACGGATCTGTGTACAATCTGACAGATTTCGGCAGA GCGGTTGTTTACGAGATGAATCGAATTGGAATGCTAGTAGATTTATCTCACGTTTCGCATAATGTCATGAGAGAAGTGCTCGCTATAGCAAAAGCACCCGTGATATTCTCGCATTCATCCGCTTTCAGCGTCTGCAGGCATTATAGGAATGTTCCTGATGACGTTCTGCATCTAGTA AAAAAGAATAACGGAATCGTTATGGTGAACTTCTATAGCGGATTCGTGAATTGCAATTCTTCGAGAAACGCGACGATGCAGGATGTCGTAG ATCATATAAATCACATTCGAAACGTTATTGGAGTGGATCATGTTGGTATTGGTGGAGATTATGACGGCGTAAGCTC aatgCCGGAAGGATTAGAAGATGTTTCGAAATATCCCGATCTATTTGATCGTTTATATGAAAACAAAGAAGGCGAACCAACGTGGACCAAAGAGGATTTGGAAAAATTAGCTGGAAGGAACTTTATTCGGGTTTTCCAGGCTACAGAAGCG gTACGGGACTCTTTATCGTCCGAATCGCctaaagaaaatgttataacAGGAAAGGAATTACGTATTGCACAACAAAGGGAAGGTCTTACTCCGGGCTCATGTCAAACCGCAAAGGA atggCAGAATGtacaagaaaagaagaaacggAAAGTGGGAAAACTTCTTCCATGGTTCAGATTAGATATAACGGAACCGATgtga
- the LOC105670042 gene encoding dipeptidase 1 isoform X3 produces MDISKCCTGKMVYINIAVCLSVLLLVIGLSVGLNVNTFKGRDALDSAPLIDGHNDLPYNLYEKLNNNLSAFRFEDNLTYDSIWGKSACASCFTDLPRLAAGKVGGQFWVAYTSCESQYKDSVQLTLRQIDVIRRLIKRYPNNLQLVTAATDIETSWRSGKIASMIAVEGGHSVDSSLAVLRLYYNLGVRYLTLTHTCNTPWADASTVDDGSVYNLTDFGRAVVYEMNRIGMLVDLSHVSHNVMREVLAIAKAPVIFSHSSAFSVCRHYRNVPDDVLHLVKKNNGIVMVNFYSGFVNCNSSRNATMQDVVDHINHIRNVIGVDHVGIGGDYDGVSSMPEGLEDVSKYPDLFDRLYENKEGEPTWTKEDLEKLAGRNFIRVFQATEAVRDSLSSESPKENVITGKELRIAQQREGLTPGSCQTAKEWQNVQEKKKRKVGKLLPWFRLDITEPM; encoded by the exons ATGG aCATTTCTAAATGTTGTACGGGAAAAATGGTGTACATTAACATCGCCGTCTGCTTATCAGTTCTTCTGCTCGTAATCGGATTATCCGTTGGGCTCAACGTGAACACCTTTAAAGGACGAGATGCCCTTGACTCGGCTCCCCTTATCGATGG ACACAACGATCTACCGTATAATCTCtatgaaaaattgaacaaCAACTTATCGGCTTTTCGCTTCGAAGACAATTTAACTTACGATAGTATCTGGGGAAAAAGCGCTTGTGCATCATGCTTCACCGACCTGCCCCGGCTGGCTGCGGGAAAAGTGGGTGGACAA tTCTGGGTGGCGTACACATCGTGCGAGTCACAATACAAAGATTCCGTGCAGCTTACTTTACGTCAGATCGACGTAATTAGGCGATTAATTAAGCGATATCCAAACAATCTGCAATTAGTCACCGCCGCGACGGATATCGAGACCTCGTGGAGAAGCGGAAAAATAGCGTCCATGATAGCCGTCGAGGGCGGCCACTCCGTAGACTCAAGTCTGGCGGTTTTGAGGCTGTACTATAATCTCGGGGTTCGTTATCTCACTCTGACGCACACCTGCAACACGCCGTG GGCTGATGCATCGACTGTGGACGACGGATCTGTGTACAATCTGACAGATTTCGGCAGA GCGGTTGTTTACGAGATGAATCGAATTGGAATGCTAGTAGATTTATCTCACGTTTCGCATAATGTCATGAGAGAAGTGCTCGCTATAGCAAAAGCACCCGTGATATTCTCGCATTCATCCGCTTTCAGCGTCTGCAGGCATTATAGGAATGTTCCTGATGACGTTCTGCATCTAGTA AAAAAGAATAACGGAATCGTTATGGTGAACTTCTATAGCGGATTCGTGAATTGCAATTCTTCGAGAAACGCGACGATGCAGGATGTCGTAG ATCATATAAATCACATTCGAAACGTTATTGGAGTGGATCATGTTGGTATTGGTGGAGATTATGACGGCGTAAGCTC aatgCCGGAAGGATTAGAAGATGTTTCGAAATATCCCGATCTATTTGATCGTTTATATGAAAACAAAGAAGGCGAACCAACGTGGACCAAAGAGGATTTGGAAAAATTAGCTGGAAGGAACTTTATTCGGGTTTTCCAGGCTACAGAAGCG gTACGGGACTCTTTATCGTCCGAATCGCctaaagaaaatgttataacAGGAAAGGAATTACGTATTGCACAACAAAGGGAAGGTCTTACTCCGGGCTCATGTCAAACCGCAAAGGA atggCAGAATGtacaagaaaagaagaaacggAAAGTGGGAAAACTTCTTCCATGGTTCAGATTAGATATAACGGAACCGATgtga